One part of the Ignisphaera cupida genome encodes these proteins:
- a CDS encoding sodium:solute symporter family protein, whose amino-acid sequence MVQQTVFDIDAAIIFVVIATSIVIGFIGYRANKTVSQFLFANKALGSWLLAFSIMSTYYSAASFLGGGGATYLYNLGFGAWLTAWHVIGVLILWFVVASKLFDYVSKTNVLSIPELIEHRYKSFGARVIASSIIILLFTLYLVSVYKSGAIVIAKQFSIDFSIALLILVIPVLIYIVVGGMRAAAINNLFLGTLMLVAAALTFYYIMSYVGGPMEGLKKLSNTTILGKYPGDLWLRIDGMGPPQAMKENAVPQLIMSIAFSIGMAQVALPNLLLQFYAARDKKAISRGRIIGPVLVALYAMLMFSLGAFAHLIIDNKLSKEQVTALMKDVDWVIPTTISMIVEPGLRGIIIAGPIAASMTTIALTVLTIANTVVRDFIQPFKNIEKESTLVLTAKIASIMFSLIPIPLALTQNQLIIDLVSASFGTIFACFIGPVTIGLYWKKASREAAIASMLIGAVTGVTWYMLIYRKYTWIHSTIPATILAILTFTILSITTKQK is encoded by the coding sequence GTGGTGCAGCAAACGGTTTTTGACATTGATGCAGCAATTATCTTTGTAGTAATAGCCACATCAATAGTAATTGGTTTTATAGGCTATAGAGCAAATAAGACAGTATCGCAATTTCTGTTTGCAAATAAGGCGCTGGGTTCATGGCTATTAGCATTTTCGATAATGTCAACATACTATAGTGCAGCGTCGTTTCTTGGTGGTGGTGGAGCTACATACTTGTATAATCTAGGGTTTGGTGCATGGCTAACAGCATGGCATGTTATAGGAGTTCTAATTCTATGGTTTGTTGTAGCAAGCAAGTTATTTGATTACGTGTCAAAAACTAATGTGTTAAGCATTCCAGAACTAATTGAGCATAGATATAAAAGCTTTGGAGCTAGGGTTATAGCATCATCGATAATAATATTGTTGTTCACGCTATATCTTGTGAGTGTATATAAAAGTGGAGCTATTGTCATTGCAAAACAGTTTAGTATAGACTTCTCAATAGCTCTACTGATACTTGTAATCCCGGTTTTGATATACATTGTTGTTGGGGGTATGAGAGCTGCAGCAATAAACAATCTATTCCTGGGAACATTGATGCTTGTAGCCGCTGCATTAACATTTTACTACATAATGTCATATGTTGGAGGACCAATGGAGGGCTTGAAGAAGCTATCCAACACTACTATACTCGGCAAATATCCAGGTGACTTGTGGCTTAGAATAGATGGTATGGGACCACCACAAGCAATGAAAGAAAATGCTGTTCCGCAACTTATTATGAGTATAGCATTCTCTATTGGAATGGCTCAAGTGGCTTTGCCAAATCTTTTACTGCAATTCTATGCAGCTAGAGATAAAAAAGCTATATCTAGAGGAAGAATAATTGGTCCTGTACTAGTTGCTTTATATGCCATGCTCATGTTTTCATTAGGTGCTTTTGCACATTTAATAATAGACAATAAGCTTTCGAAGGAACAGGTTACTGCATTGATGAAGGATGTGGACTGGGTAATACCAACAACAATTTCTATGATAGTAGAGCCCGGGTTGAGGGGAATCATAATAGCAGGCCCCATAGCAGCATCAATGACAACAATAGCACTTACAGTTTTAACAATTGCAAATACCGTTGTAAGAGACTTTATACAGCCATTTAAAAACATAGAAAAAGAGTCAACGCTTGTTCTAACAGCAAAAATAGCTTCAATTATGTTCTCACTCATACCAATACCGCTGGCGCTAACTCAAAACCAGCTAATAATAGATTTAGTTTCAGCATCATTTGGAACAATATTTGCATGTTTTATAGGTCCAGTAACAATAGGTTTATACTGGAAAAAAGCATCTAGAGAAGCTGCAATTGCTTCTATGCTTATAGGAGCTGTAACTGGTGTTACATGGTATATGCTTATATATAGAAAATACACATGGATACACTCAACAATACCAGCAACAATATTAGCAATTCTAACCTTTACAATACTAAGTATTACAACAAAGCAAAAATGA
- a CDS encoding GNAT family N-acetyltransferase, translating to MFKVALYRDVRDEKLLDYVCRFHNKAFPFDNVDCGIFKSFIVDDANFDEELTLFIFDDFGNVRGFLAGVEIAKEPSEVVEKYRDVIWIKELVVDPDLSSDEWRGVLDKLLLEFELMSKGRGKKYVVLYAYAPYYFMPGINTLYENYLEFFESRGYSKKEETVNYEVNLAQFVYLKRVRKLESKLVSEGVKFRRGVENEAERVSHWVGKTFDSPFWRLESLYAFRNKPPSIWIAEQENELIGFSVYLRMGKNEFGPIGVDPSKRRLGVGTVLLFKALNDLKEMGFRHAVIPWTSHLFFYAQVPGIERVKHYYIMTKML from the coding sequence ATGTTTAAAGTAGCTCTTTATAGGGATGTTAGAGATGAAAAGCTTTTAGATTATGTATGTAGATTTCATAACAAGGCTTTTCCTTTTGATAATGTTGATTGCGGCATATTCAAGTCCTTTATTGTAGATGATGCCAATTTTGATGAAGAGCTAACCCTTTTCATATTTGATGATTTTGGTAATGTTAGAGGTTTTTTGGCTGGTGTTGAAATTGCTAAAGAGCCTAGTGAGGTTGTTGAGAAATATAGAGATGTTATATGGATTAAAGAGCTTGTTGTAGACCCAGATTTATCTAGTGATGAGTGGAGAGGTGTTTTGGATAAGCTTTTATTAGAGTTTGAGTTAATGAGTAAGGGCCGTGGTAAGAAGTATGTTGTTCTCTATGCCTATGCACCTTATTATTTCATGCCTGGAATAAATACTCTTTACGAAAACTATTTAGAATTTTTTGAGTCTAGGGGATACTCAAAGAAAGAAGAAACAGTTAATTATGAGGTAAATCTGGCGCAATTCGTTTACTTAAAGAGGGTTAGAAAATTAGAGAGTAAGCTTGTTTCTGAGGGTGTCAAGTTTAGAAGAGGTGTTGAGAATGAGGCTGAGAGGGTTAGTCACTGGGTTGGAAAGACTTTTGATTCTCCGTTTTGGCGCTTAGAGTCTCTATATGCGTTTAGAAATAAACCACCATCTATATGGATAGCTGAACAAGAAAATGAACTAATAGGATTTTCAGTATATCTTAGAATGGGGAAAAACGAGTTTGGACCAATAGGTGTTGATCCAAGTAAAAGAAGACTTGGAGTTGGCACTGTTCTTCTCTTTAAAGCATTGAATGATTTAAAGGAAATGGGATTTAGACATGCTGTAATACCTTGGACTTCGCATTTATTTTTCTATGCTCAGGTACCTGGCATTGAAAGAGTAAAGCATTATTACATAATGACTAAAATGCTTTAA
- a CDS encoding NADH-quinone oxidoreductase subunit B family protein yields the protein MESIKLIRYSPWLVHFNTGACNGCDIEVLAAITPLYDPERYGVRLAPSIRHGDILVVTGVVTKKSAERLKRLYEQMPGVKYVVAVGSCAYDGGVFKGSYSVVGGANKVVPVHAYVPGCPPRPDEILRALLLLLQREKQEVLEAGGK from the coding sequence TTGGAGAGTATCAAGCTTATTAGGTACTCTCCGTGGCTTGTTCATTTCAATACTGGTGCTTGTAATGGTTGTGATATAGAGGTTCTCGCAGCTATAACCCCTCTATATGATCCTGAGAGATATGGAGTCAGACTTGCTCCTTCTATTAGACATGGAGATATTCTTGTTGTTACAGGTGTTGTTACCAAGAAGTCTGCGGAAAGGTTGAAGAGATTATATGAGCAAATGCCTGGTGTTAAATATGTTGTTGCTGTAGGTTCATGTGCATATGATGGAGGTGTTTTTAAGGGTAGTTATAGTGTTGTTGGTGGTGCAAACAAGGTTGTTCCTGTTCATGCTTATGTGCCTGGCTGTCCCCCGAGGCCTGATGAGATTCTTAGAGCACTTCTTCTACTTTTGCAAAGAGAAAAGCAAGAGGTGTTAGAAGCTGGCGGCAAGTAG
- a CDS encoding NADH-quinone oxidoreductase subunit C has product MKQYMVRKEFMKPNRDVYVVNAKNIRDVMKALKESYSGGIYLATIAAVDKVKENVFELNYFIHIVYLSKTIVIKTTVPRDNPRIDTVIDIFPGAYEAEAEAYDLMGIEFVGNKYLKRPFFAPVDVVAQNIYPLRKDAPV; this is encoded by the coding sequence TTGAAGCAATATATGGTTAGAAAAGAGTTTATGAAGCCAAATAGAGATGTGTACGTAGTTAACGCAAAGAACATTAGAGATGTTATGAAGGCTTTGAAAGAATCTTATAGTGGGGGTATATACTTAGCAACAATAGCTGCTGTAGATAAGGTGAAGGAAAATGTTTTTGAGCTAAACTACTTTATTCACATAGTTTACCTAAGCAAAACAATTGTTATAAAAACAACTGTACCTAGAGATAACCCAAGAATAGACACAGTCATAGACATATTTCCAGGGGCTTACGAGGCTGAAGCAGAAGCCTATGATCTAATGGGTATAGAATTTGTAGGTAATAAATACTTGAAGAGACCATTCTTTGCACCAGTTGATGTAGTTGCTCAAAATATTTACCCACTAAGAAAAGATGCTCCGGTGTAG
- a CDS encoding hydrogenase large subunit, producing the protein MAEREATTVIKIPITLDIPIGPQHPAIHEPVMLKIYADGEEVVHAEVNTGYNHRGIEKLMEKNSFYKDKFISSRVCGICNAVHENCYTRAVEYLAGLEPSPRAKYIRVLAMELERIHSHMLINAIMAEVIGFDTLFMYIMRDRELVMKAKEILTGNRVEAEIHMFGGVRRDIDDVKKDKIMDILKKLEPRLKYYRKLFEEDPTINSRLAEIGILKPETVLGYSLLGPILRGSGIKSDVRAEDKYDAYGEIPWTVITRPEGDSLARMLVRWDEALESLEICKYILEHLPQGPAVVDERKLPRVFPPGESYARVEAPRGELVYYINSVGGANPYRVKIRTPSAVNIINSAFSYVGHSIADVPVILVSYDPCISCMERAIVLDLKNNVEKRVPLKYIAQKKVRL; encoded by the coding sequence ATGGCGGAGCGTGAAGCCACAACAGTAATTAAAATTCCAATAACACTTGACATACCCATAGGGCCTCAGCACCCAGCTATACATGAACCTGTTATGCTTAAGATCTATGCCGATGGTGAGGAGGTTGTTCATGCTGAGGTCAACACGGGTTATAATCATAGAGGAATAGAAAAGCTTATGGAGAAAAACTCCTTCTACAAGGATAAATTCATATCTTCAAGAGTATGTGGAATATGCAATGCTGTTCACGAGAATTGTTATACAAGAGCTGTTGAGTACTTAGCTGGGCTAGAGCCATCGCCACGAGCAAAATACATAAGGGTTTTGGCTATGGAGCTTGAGAGGATACACAGTCACATGCTAATTAATGCTATTATGGCTGAGGTAATAGGCTTTGACACTTTATTCATGTATATAATGAGGGATAGAGAACTTGTTATGAAGGCAAAGGAGATTCTAACAGGTAATAGAGTTGAAGCAGAAATACACATGTTTGGTGGTGTTAGAAGAGACATAGATGATGTTAAGAAGGATAAAATAATGGATATTCTAAAGAAGTTAGAACCCAGATTAAAATACTATAGAAAGCTATTTGAGGAGGATCCAACAATTAATAGTAGATTAGCTGAGATTGGAATACTAAAACCCGAAACAGTATTGGGATATTCTCTTCTCGGCCCCATTCTAAGGGGTAGTGGCATCAAGAGCGATGTTAGAGCTGAGGATAAATATGATGCTTATGGAGAAATACCATGGACTGTAATAACAAGACCTGAAGGAGATTCTCTTGCTAGAATGCTTGTGAGATGGGATGAGGCGTTAGAGTCTCTTGAGATTTGCAAATACATTCTTGAGCATCTTCCCCAAGGCCCTGCTGTTGTTGATGAAAGAAAACTTCCTAGAGTATTTCCACCTGGAGAGTCTTATGCTAGGGTTGAGGCTCCTAGAGGAGAACTTGTTTACTACATAAATAGTGTTGGTGGTGCAAACCCCTATAGAGTGAAGATAAGAACACCATCAGCAGTAAACATAATTAATAGTGCTTTTAGCTATGTTGGTCACAGTATTGCTGATGTGCCGGTAATACTTGTTAGCTATGATCCATGCATATCATGTATGGAAAGAGCTATTGTTTTAGATTTGAAGAATAATGTTGAAAAAAGAGTTCCGTTGAAATACATAGCCCAGAAGAAGGTGAGGCTATGA
- a CDS encoding 4Fe-4S binding protein — protein sequence MSIIKEVIKNFFSKPSTIEYPRKAEIPVEKDFRGEFYADLKKCTGCTLCALECPARAIEMKKLPENIKLKHNPRGLYPVVNYMTCVYCYRCVRVCPVDAFITTPNYKLSSVKEVYSEEKTLKTLGMG from the coding sequence ATGAGCATAATAAAGGAGGTAATCAAAAACTTTTTCTCAAAACCATCAACAATTGAATATCCACGTAAAGCAGAAATACCTGTTGAAAAAGATTTTCGTGGAGAATTCTATGCAGATTTGAAGAAATGCACAGGTTGCACATTATGTGCATTGGAGTGCCCTGCTAGAGCTATTGAAATGAAGAAGTTGCCTGAGAATATAAAACTTAAGCATAACCCCCGAGGTCTATACCCTGTTGTTAACTACATGACATGTGTATACTGCTATCGCTGTGTAAGGGTATGCCCAGTAGATGCATTTATAACCACACCCAATTACAAACTATCATCAGTAAAAGAAGTTTACTCTGAAGAAAAAACTTTAAAAACATTGGGGATGGGGTAA
- a CDS encoding monovalent cation/H+ antiporter complex subunit F encodes MDLETHVTTVLSAAIPIFTVSIILYSIRFFKGPTIPDMVISVDAISYAMAVFLTVLAVIFKSPILIPCAIVLMLWAYALDIYVAKYLEAKEYGD; translated from the coding sequence ATGGATCTTGAAACCCATGTTACAACAGTTCTCTCTGCAGCTATTCCCATATTCACAGTATCAATAATTCTTTACTCAATAAGATTCTTCAAAGGGCCAACAATTCCAGATATGGTAATATCAGTTGATGCAATATCATATGCAATGGCTGTTTTTCTAACTGTTTTAGCTGTAATCTTTAAATCTCCTATACTCATACCATGTGCAATAGTTTTGATGCTATGGGCTTATGCTTTGGATATTTATGTAGCTAAATATCTTGAAGCAAAAGAGTATGGTGATTAG
- the mnhG gene encoding monovalent cation/H(+) antiporter subunit G, translating into MIDMNWVLVIIGETMVIWGAICNLIASIGLLRFPNFYVRLHALTVGTIWGAFVPLIGVGLIAAGSEFLGDYRWFMAGAAFVTATLLLFLAPVGSHAIARAAHKSKAAIVYPKVVDKLEEDREKGEIR; encoded by the coding sequence ATGATAGATATGAATTGGGTACTTGTAATAATTGGGGAGACAATGGTGATTTGGGGTGCGATATGTAATTTAATAGCTTCAATAGGTCTTTTAAGATTCCCAAACTTTTATGTAAGGCTACATGCACTCACTGTGGGAACAATTTGGGGAGCTTTTGTGCCCTTGATAGGTGTAGGTCTAATTGCTGCAGGTTCTGAATTCCTTGGAGATTACAGATGGTTTATGGCTGGAGCAGCATTTGTAACAGCAACTCTACTTCTATTTCTTGCTCCAGTAGGTTCTCACGCAATTGCTAGAGCCGCGCACAAGTCTAAGGCAGCTATTGTGTATCCAAAGGTTGTTGATAAACTTGAGGAAGATAGAGAGAAGGGTGAGATAAGATGA
- a CDS encoding Na(+)/H(+) antiporter subunit B — protein MITLEVYYLLMAVATVLSTVATYFAVIERDLVKAAIFSALQSSFYALIFYLLMAPDIFLTYVPVSVGLYTALVLILIKKTERYEGE, from the coding sequence ATGATAACACTAGAAGTCTACTATTTATTAATGGCTGTAGCCACTGTCTTATCTACAGTAGCAACGTATTTTGCTGTAATAGAAAGGGATTTAGTCAAGGCAGCTATATTCTCAGCTCTTCAAAGCAGTTTCTATGCATTGATTTTCTATTTATTGATGGCTCCAGACATATTTCTAACCTATGTCCCTGTGTCTGTGGGTCTATATACAGCTCTGGTTCTTATCTTAATAAAGAAGACTGAAAGGTATGAAGGTGAATAA
- a CDS encoding MnhB domain-containing protein has translation MKSRMHAAILATIIIIVVVLAMAFALKGIALYIPPRNVRTLAEIFLNTTFNQWVNISAMAPEAVTAIVWDYRGLDTLFETSVMFIAILGALTLSRGVGEKLFTNGASEAGGLSVIVKTITRIILVMTSAVGASIALHGHLTPGGGFQGGATLAVAPMILIVTFSVYFLTKRITINKAVILRTAGLSVIALASFIVLIVALLQGSVAYIFQNQVKMFSPYSIPSYMGDSLVLGGTLLLFNASETFAVFFGFIVLLILITLPEDQFRKVVLESEE, from the coding sequence ATGAAGAGTAGAATGCATGCAGCAATACTTGCAACAATAATAATTATAGTTGTGGTTTTAGCTATGGCATTTGCCTTAAAAGGTATAGCACTATATATTCCTCCACGTAATGTGCGTACACTAGCAGAAATATTCCTCAACACAACCTTCAATCAATGGGTAAACATAAGCGCCATGGCACCTGAAGCTGTAACAGCTATTGTTTGGGATTATAGAGGTCTCGACACACTATTTGAAACATCAGTTATGTTTATAGCTATATTGGGTGCCTTAACTCTTAGCAGAGGAGTTGGTGAGAAACTATTTACTAATGGAGCATCTGAAGCAGGAGGGCTTTCAGTAATAGTAAAGACTATAACAAGAATAATTCTGGTTATGACGTCAGCTGTTGGAGCATCTATAGCACTTCATGGGCATTTAACCCCTGGAGGAGGCTTCCAGGGAGGAGCAACATTAGCTGTAGCACCAATGATACTCATAGTCACTTTTTCTGTTTACTTCCTAACTAAGAGAATAACAATAAACAAGGCTGTGATACTTAGAACTGCAGGACTAAGCGTAATAGCATTAGCAAGCTTCATTGTGCTCATAGTGGCTTTACTTCAAGGTAGTGTAGCTTATATATTTCAAAATCAGGTAAAGATGTTTTCACCATATAGTATACCTTCATATATGGGAGATTCTCTTGTTCTTGGAGGAACGCTTCTGCTCTTTAATGCGTCTGAAACTTTTGCAGTATTCTTTGGCTTCATTGTTTTATTAATTTTGATAACACTTCCTGAGGATCAATTTAGGAAAGTTGTGTTGGAGAGTGAGGAGTAA
- a CDS encoding sodium:proton antiporter — protein sequence MEIIHVLFNITVLALIVNTGLSLYGVFARPSLVKKIIALSIFSDTINLIVVLIGFRHAEPNPVPPILISVPPTKEDIITFMQKAVDPVPQALVLTAIVIGLAVTLYLMFLTIQIYRIYGTTDVRKIAKLKG from the coding sequence ATGGAGATAATACATGTGCTTTTCAACATAACTGTCCTTGCTCTAATTGTAAACACAGGGTTATCTCTATATGGAGTATTTGCAAGACCCAGTTTAGTGAAGAAGATAATAGCTCTCTCAATATTTAGTGACACCATTAATCTAATAGTTGTCTTAATTGGTTTTAGACATGCTGAGCCTAATCCAGTGCCACCTATACTTATATCTGTGCCTCCAACAAAGGAGGATATAATAACTTTTATGCAGAAAGCCGTAGACCCTGTACCACAAGCATTAGTGCTAACGGCAATAGTTATAGGCCTTGCTGTAACGTTGTATCTAATGTTCTTAACAATTCAAATTTATAGAATCTATGGAACAACAGATGTGAGGAAAATAGCAAAGCTTAAGGGGTGA
- a CDS encoding Na+/H+ antiporter subunit E, which produces MGRLARTIPAIMLAFITYIVFSGSTSIYDLVTGTIISIIVGVITSNILLENPSKIIDVRRWFWLIVYALHYFFIDEVKAHMDVIKRILHPKMPINPGIVKVPIKVKTDYTLTAVANSITNTPGTVVVEVDREKGYFYIHWIDVATVEPEEARAQISEVFEKFAKHVFE; this is translated from the coding sequence ATGGGTAGACTTGCAAGAACCATACCTGCAATCATGTTAGCATTCATAACATATATTGTTTTCTCAGGATCAACATCTATATATGATTTAGTAACAGGTACAATAATCTCTATAATTGTTGGGGTTATAACATCAAATATTTTGCTTGAAAATCCGTCGAAAATAATTGATGTAAGAAGATGGTTTTGGCTCATAGTCTATGCTTTGCACTATTTCTTCATAGACGAGGTTAAAGCTCATATGGATGTAATTAAAAGAATTCTTCATCCAAAAATGCCTATAAATCCTGGCATAGTCAAGGTGCCTATAAAGGTTAAAACTGATTATACATTAACAGCTGTTGCAAACTCTATAACTAATACCCCTGGTACAGTTGTTGTTGAAGTAGATAGGGAAAAGGGTTACTTCTATATACATTGGATAGATGTAGCAACAGTGGAACCTGAGGAGGCTAGAGCTCAAATATCTGAAGTTTTTGAAAAATTTGCGAAACATGTTTTTGAATAG
- a CDS encoding proton-conducting transporter transmembrane domain-containing protein: MSMPPNPLYGLIPPLLISLAFITPLLGMIVKDKRFLQLYACSIAVVTFLLSIVILGDIFAKNVVVYPFGGWPPPVGIAYEIDKLNAFLAFIASAIILASVISSTAYLNRYKASTISYLYTAIIGFATGVLGALYTGDIFNLFVMMEVLCISLYVMVSFHRTKAEAIEASIKYSLVSIVALVFYFLSTVLIYSAYQTLTMADLAIKSTLNTNLATLSGGYFGDIHVVTAIAMALIIWVFTLESALFPNHFWLPDAISEAPTPISAMIPVAEAVATYVIIRYLFTIFGPNTILSMNNVRNVMLYLLLILGIIASIVGSIMMALQRDAKRLLGYSSISHIGFIYTAIGLAAFASSPEAVELPLTAAIFHMVNYVISSSLLFLAVGAIEISAGSRIIDEITGLGKYAKVASISIVLGVFNLLGLPPLGGFFSKLMIYQAALTSNQPLIFILVVIATAISVMGYAKLLLIPFGISRKEVKIRESLGFSIPSIALAISIILLGLLLPIGLMDLLKNVAQAAYANSQYIAEFIKYMKSLWP; the protein is encoded by the coding sequence ATGAGTATGCCTCCAAATCCGCTCTATGGATTAATTCCACCACTACTAATATCACTTGCATTTATAACGCCTTTGTTAGGCATGATCGTTAAAGACAAAAGATTTTTACAGTTGTATGCATGTAGTATAGCAGTAGTAACATTTTTATTGTCAATTGTTATACTTGGTGATATATTTGCTAAAAATGTTGTTGTTTACCCATTTGGTGGGTGGCCACCTCCAGTAGGTATAGCTTACGAAATAGATAAGCTAAATGCATTCCTAGCCTTTATAGCTTCAGCAATAATTTTAGCATCTGTTATATCATCAACAGCATATCTCAATAGGTATAAAGCCTCAACAATATCCTATCTCTATACAGCTATAATAGGTTTTGCAACAGGTGTTTTAGGGGCCTTGTATACAGGGGATATATTCAATTTGTTTGTAATGATGGAGGTGCTGTGCATATCACTATATGTCATGGTCTCGTTCCATAGAACTAAAGCTGAAGCCATTGAAGCTTCAATAAAGTATTCGCTTGTAAGTATAGTTGCCTTGGTCTTCTATTTTCTCTCCACAGTACTAATATATTCAGCATACCAAACACTGACTATGGCTGATTTAGCTATTAAATCAACACTCAACACAAATTTGGCAACTCTTAGTGGAGGATATTTTGGTGACATACATGTTGTTACAGCCATAGCTATGGCATTAATAATTTGGGTATTCACACTAGAATCAGCTTTGTTCCCAAATCACTTTTGGTTACCTGACGCAATTAGCGAAGCACCAACACCTATATCAGCAATGATTCCTGTAGCAGAAGCTGTTGCAACATATGTTATCATACGTTATCTCTTCACAATCTTTGGTCCCAACACCATTCTAAGTATGAACAATGTTAGAAATGTGATGCTGTACCTACTTCTGATATTAGGCATTATAGCATCTATTGTGGGAAGCATTATGATGGCTCTTCAAAGAGATGCTAAAAGACTTCTAGGATACAGCTCAATAAGTCACATAGGCTTTATATACACAGCCATAGGTTTAGCAGCCTTTGCATCATCTCCAGAAGCTGTAGAGCTACCTCTGACAGCTGCAATATTTCACATGGTGAACTATGTAATTTCAAGTTCCCTTCTATTCCTTGCCGTTGGAGCTATTGAAATAAGTGCTGGTAGTCGTATTATTGATGAGATTACGGGATTAGGTAAATATGCTAAAGTAGCTAGTATCAGCATAGTTTTAGGTGTTTTCAATTTACTTGGGCTACCACCTCTGGGTGGTTTCTTCAGCAAATTGATGATATATCAAGCAGCGCTTACCTCTAATCAACCACTAATATTCATATTAGTTGTTATTGCAACAGCTATAAGTGTCATGGGATATGCAAAACTATTGTTGATACCCTTTGGTATTAGCAGAAAAGAAGTTAAGATTAGAGAAAGTCTAGGTTTCTCCATTCCAAGCATAGCTTTAGCTATTTCAATTATTCTTCTAGGTTTGCTACTACCTATAGGGCTAATGGATCTACTCAAAAATGTTGCTCAGGCAGCTTATGCAAATAGTCAATACATAGCCGAGTTTATTAAATATATGAAAAGTCTTTGGCCATGA
- a CDS encoding complex I subunit 1 family protein, whose protein sequence is MDIAITILNTLVATIIFPGLIFITALGLFSEWFYRKAVARMQNRMGPAYTGPFGILQPLADMLKLFLAKEVKKQRYSSILLAELGLVIAIASIVASLFMLPLSPIRFSAPYDIIVLMYLYGVWHFIGLVIAALAYPNPFVVAGLSRLIALTVVIEPSIFASLLVPAILVSSSCQQPFSIICIATNSWSAWFKSPLAFVAMALALASLIVSLLAKLWLKPFDIPEAEQELIAGHITEFSGGLLALYNLSHDIKFAFAAILITYLFLGGPYPYSHLSIEGMVLLIVKYLAALYVLTLIRASFGRRRIEQGISLVMKYSLIPSIIAIVLSITAVIIT, encoded by the coding sequence ATGGATATAGCAATAACCATACTCAATACACTTGTTGCAACCATTATATTTCCAGGTCTTATCTTCATAACAGCCTTAGGACTATTTAGTGAATGGTTTTATAGAAAAGCTGTTGCAAGAATGCAAAATAGAATGGGACCAGCTTATACAGGTCCCTTTGGAATTTTGCAGCCCTTAGCCGATATGCTCAAACTCTTTCTAGCTAAGGAGGTTAAGAAACAGAGATACTCATCGATACTCCTTGCTGAATTAGGATTAGTTATAGCCATTGCAAGTATTGTGGCATCGCTATTCATGCTACCTCTATCACCTATAAGGTTTTCAGCACCATACGATATAATCGTATTAATGTATCTCTATGGTGTTTGGCACTTCATAGGCCTAGTTATAGCAGCGCTAGCATATCCAAATCCATTTGTTGTTGCAGGATTATCAAGATTAATAGCATTAACAGTTGTTATAGAGCCTTCAATATTCGCATCTCTGCTAGTTCCAGCAATACTTGTTTCATCATCTTGTCAACAACCGTTTTCGATAATCTGTATAGCTACAAACTCATGGAGTGCATGGTTTAAATCCCCCCTGGCATTTGTAGCTATGGCCTTAGCTCTAGCTTCACTAATTGTATCACTACTCGCAAAGCTGTGGCTAAAACCATTTGACATACCAGAAGCAGAACAAGAGCTTATAGCAGGACACATAACAGAATTCTCAGGAGGTTTGCTAGCACTATACAATCTCTCTCATGACATCAAATTTGCGTTTGCAGCAATACTAATAACGTATCTTTTCCTAGGAGGTCCATATCCATATAGTCATCTAAGCATAGAGGGTATGGTATTATTAATAGTTAAGTACTTAGCAGCTCTATATGTATTAACACTAATCAGAGCATCTTTTGGTCGAAGAAGAATAGAGCAAGGAATATCCTTAGTTATGAAGTATAGCTTAATCCCTTCAATAATAGCCATAGTATTAAGCATAACAGCTGTTATAATAACATAA